In Candidatus Nomurabacteria bacterium, a genomic segment contains:
- a CDS encoding type II secretion system protein, with protein sequence MLPDLKKSDSRKGFTLIELLVVIAIIGILSGIGITQFNKSREKARDAQRKSDLANIRSALLLYYDDYDFLYPTTVTVGAPDASLDGVGVFDADEGNNPIVPEYLASVILPKTDDTNHEYWYDATDDGSAYLLYTHLEGADTDWYWLDSNGKNGVELNANTHTADNCNAGTSCTW encoded by the coding sequence ATGTTACCGGACTTGAAAAAATCCGATTCTAGAAAAGGATTTACCCTAATCGAATTATTAGTAGTGATTGCAATTATCGGCATACTTTCGGGTATTGGTATTACACAATTTAATAAGTCGCGCGAAAAAGCACGTGATGCACAACGTAAATCAGACCTGGCGAATATTAGATCCGCACTATTGCTTTATTATGATGATTACGATTTTCTTTATCCAACAACCGTGACTGTAGGTGCACCGGACGCTTCCTTAGACGGCGTAGGTGTATTTGATGCGGATGAGGGCAATAATCCAATAGTACCCGAATATCTTGCGTCTGTGATATTACCAAAAACTGACGACACCAATCATGAGTATTGGTATGACGCGACTGATGATGGGAGTGCGTATCTTCTGTATACTCATTTAGAGGGAGCTGATACAGACTGGTATTGGCTTGATTCTAACGGCAAAAACGGTGTTGAGTTAAATGCCAATACCCATACGGCAGATAATTGCAATGCAGGAACTAGCTGTACGTGGTAA